In one window of Coralliovum pocilloporae DNA:
- the recA gene encoding recombinase RecA encodes MSQNTLRLVEGNGMDKQKALDAALSQIDRAFGKGSIMRLGQKQTMDIEAISTGSIGLDIALGIGGLPKGRIVEIYGPESSGKTTLALHTVAEAQKTGGICAFVDAEHALDPIYARKLGVDLDELLISQPDTGEQALEIADTLVRSGAVDVLVVDSVAALTPRAELEGEMGDNQPGLQARLMSQAMRKLTGSISRSNCMVIFINQIRMKIGVMFGSPETTTGGNALKFYASVRLDIRRIGAIKDRDEVIGNQTRVKVVKNKVAPPFKQVEFDIMYGEGVSKTGELLDLGVKAGIVEKSGAWFSYDSQRLGQGRENSKTFLRENPDVAGKIELAIRQNAGLIAEKILEEGPGLEDDGDDE; translated from the coding sequence ATGTCTCAGAATACGCTTCGGCTCGTCGAGGGGAATGGTATGGATAAGCAGAAGGCGCTTGATGCGGCTTTAAGTCAGATTGATCGGGCCTTTGGCAAGGGGTCCATCATGCGGTTGGGCCAGAAGCAGACCATGGATATTGAGGCCATTTCCACGGGCTCTATCGGTCTTGATATTGCTCTGGGGATCGGTGGTCTGCCAAAAGGGCGTATCGTCGAGATCTATGGTCCGGAATCATCCGGTAAAACCACCCTTGCATTGCACACGGTTGCCGAAGCGCAGAAGACCGGTGGCATCTGCGCCTTTGTGGACGCCGAGCACGCGCTTGACCCGATCTATGCCCGAAAGCTTGGAGTTGATCTGGATGAGCTGCTGATCTCACAGCCGGACACGGGTGAGCAGGCGCTTGAGATTGCTGATACGCTGGTGCGTTCCGGCGCTGTTGATGTTCTGGTGGTGGATTCTGTTGCGGCCCTGACGCCCCGGGCAGAGCTTGAAGGGGAGATGGGTGATAATCAGCCAGGCCTTCAGGCACGCCTGATGAGCCAGGCCATGCGTAAGTTGACCGGCTCGATCAGCCGATCGAACTGCATGGTGATCTTCATCAACCAGATCCGTATGAAAATCGGCGTGATGTTCGGCAGCCCTGAAACCACAACAGGTGGTAATGCGCTGAAGTTCTATGCATCTGTCCGTCTTGATATCCGCCGTATTGGCGCGATCAAGGATCGGGATGAGGTGATTGGCAACCAGACCCGAGTGAAGGTGGTCAAGAACAAGGTTGCTCCTCCGTTCAAGCAGGTGGAATTTGACATCATGTATGGAGAAGGGGTGTCGAAGACCGGCGAACTTCTTGATCTTGGTGTGAAGGCTGGGATTGTCGAGAAATCCGGTGCCTGGTTCTCCTATGACAGTCAGCGTCTGGGGCAGGGGCGGGAAAATTCCAAGACCTTCCTTCGGGAGAACCCGGATGTAGCGGGTAAGATTGAACTGGCTATCCGTCAGAATGCGGGTCTTATCGCTGAAAAGATCCTTGAAGAGGGTCCGGGCCTTGAAGATGATGGCGACGACGAATAA
- the alaS gene encoding alanine--tRNA ligase, which yields MSGVKEIRSTFLDYFAKNGHEVVSSSPLVPRNDPTLMFTNAGMVQFKNVFTGLEQRPYSRAVTSQKCVRAGGKHNDLDNVGYTARHHTFFEMLGNFSFGDYFKDVAIELAWNLVTREYGLPKDKLLVTVYSEDDEAFGLWKSIAGLSEDRIIRIPTSDNFWAMGDTGPCGPCSEIFYDHGDHIWGGPPGSPEEDGDRFVEIWNLVFMQYEQLTLEERVNLPRPSIDTGMGLERIAAVLQGKHNNYDTDLFQTIIRASEEATNVAAEGDALAGHRVIADHLRSSSFLIADGVLPSNEGRGYVLRRIMRRAMRQAHLLGTSDPLLCRLVPVLVREMGQAFPELQRAEALITETLALEENRFKKTLDRGLSLLDTATEAMQEGDTLDGDTAFKLYDTYGFPLDLTQDALRPRGIAVDTDAFGVAMERQRAEARANWSGSGEAATETIWFEIADKVGATEFLGYDTERAEGVITALVKDGASVETVAAGESCAVIVNQTPFYGESGGQVGDKGVMVGEGVRLVITDTLKKADGVFVHLTEVSEGTLEIGTSLEMEVNHGLRSSLRANHSATHLLHEALREVLGDHVAQKGSLVSPERLRFDFSHPKPIASGELEEVEQIANEIILQNGAVETRLMAVDDAIEAGAMALFGEKYGEEVRVVSMGTALRGEKAGKTYSLELCGGTHVQRTGDIGLVTVVSEGAVAAGVRRVEALTGDAARQYFEEQDRRLKAVADVLKVSLADAADRVAVLVDERRKLERQLAEAKKQLALGGGSGAGAGDNPIRDINGTKLLARSVEGIQPKDLRGLVDDGKASVESGIVVIVGVTDDGKAGLVVGVTSDLTERFSAVDLVRAGAAALGGKGGGGRPDMAQAGGPDGAKATDAIEAIAVAVEAVA from the coding sequence ATGTCAGGCGTCAAAGAGATCCGTTCCACTTTCCTCGACTATTTTGCCAAGAACGGTCACGAGGTGGTGTCATCCAGCCCGCTGGTTCCCCGTAATGATCCGACTTTGATGTTCACCAATGCCGGTATGGTGCAGTTCAAGAACGTTTTTACGGGCCTTGAGCAGCGTCCATATTCCCGTGCTGTGACATCACAGAAATGCGTTCGGGCCGGGGGCAAGCACAACGATCTGGATAATGTCGGTTATACCGCGCGTCATCATACTTTCTTTGAGATGCTGGGGAACTTCTCCTTCGGCGACTACTTCAAGGATGTGGCGATCGAGCTGGCCTGGAACCTGGTGACCCGTGAATATGGTCTGCCGAAAGACAAGCTTCTGGTGACGGTCTATTCTGAAGATGATGAGGCGTTCGGTCTCTGGAAATCGATTGCGGGTCTCAGTGAAGACCGGATTATCCGTATTCCCACATCAGACAATTTCTGGGCCATGGGCGATACGGGCCCCTGTGGTCCATGTTCTGAAATCTTCTATGATCACGGAGATCATATCTGGGGCGGTCCTCCGGGCAGCCCTGAAGAGGATGGCGACCGTTTCGTGGAGATCTGGAACCTCGTCTTCATGCAGTATGAGCAGCTGACACTGGAAGAGCGGGTCAATCTGCCAAGACCTTCAATCGACACTGGAATGGGTCTTGAGCGTATCGCTGCGGTGCTTCAGGGCAAACACAACAATTATGACACCGATCTGTTCCAGACCATTATCCGGGCGTCAGAGGAAGCGACCAATGTTGCTGCCGAGGGTGACGCGCTGGCCGGCCATCGTGTCATTGCGGACCACCTGCGGTCATCCAGCTTCCTGATTGCAGATGGCGTCTTGCCATCCAATGAAGGGCGGGGATACGTGCTGCGCCGGATCATGCGCCGCGCCATGCGTCAGGCACATCTGTTGGGTACATCTGATCCGCTTCTGTGTCGTCTGGTCCCGGTTCTTGTGCGCGAAATGGGACAGGCTTTCCCTGAACTGCAGCGCGCCGAAGCTCTGATTACGGAGACGCTGGCGCTTGAGGAAAACAGGTTCAAGAAAACCCTTGATCGTGGTCTGAGCCTGCTTGATACGGCGACTGAAGCCATGCAGGAGGGTGACACGCTGGATGGTGATACGGCCTTCAAGCTTTATGACACCTACGGCTTCCCGCTTGACCTGACCCAGGATGCCCTGCGCCCGCGCGGCATTGCAGTGGACACAGACGCCTTTGGTGTCGCCATGGAACGGCAACGGGCGGAAGCGCGCGCCAACTGGTCAGGATCCGGTGAAGCGGCCACAGAGACCATCTGGTTCGAGATTGCCGACAAGGTGGGGGCGACCGAGTTCCTCGGCTATGATACGGAACGCGCTGAAGGTGTGATTACGGCTCTTGTGAAAGATGGTGCATCGGTTGAAACCGTGGCAGCTGGCGAGAGCTGCGCTGTCATCGTCAACCAGACGCCTTTCTATGGAGAGTCCGGTGGTCAGGTCGGCGACAAGGGCGTGATGGTCGGTGAAGGCGTGCGCCTTGTTATTACCGACACGCTCAAGAAGGCTGATGGTGTTTTCGTTCATCTGACCGAGGTTTCAGAAGGTACCCTGGAGATCGGGACATCACTTGAAATGGAAGTGAACCATGGTCTGCGGTCGTCTTTGCGTGCCAACCATTCCGCAACCCATCTTCTTCATGAAGCTCTTCGGGAAGTTCTGGGTGATCATGTGGCTCAGAAAGGGTCGCTGGTGTCTCCTGAACGTTTGCGGTTTGACTTCTCCCATCCAAAGCCGATCGCTTCTGGTGAACTGGAGGAAGTCGAGCAGATCGCCAATGAAATAATCTTGCAGAACGGTGCGGTTGAAACCCGCTTGATGGCCGTTGATGATGCGATTGAAGCCGGTGCTATGGCACTCTTCGGTGAGAAGTATGGTGAAGAGGTTCGTGTTGTTTCCATGGGGACGGCCCTGCGAGGCGAGAAGGCGGGCAAAACCTACTCACTCGAACTGTGTGGCGGCACACATGTGCAGCGGACTGGTGATATCGGCCTTGTGACCGTTGTGTCCGAGGGTGCTGTTGCAGCCGGTGTCCGGCGTGTGGAAGCTCTGACCGGCGACGCAGCCCGGCAGTATTTCGAAGAGCAGGACCGTCGACTGAAGGCGGTTGCCGACGTGCTGAAAGTCAGCCTGGCAGACGCCGCAGACCGCGTTGCTGTGCTGGTTGATGAGCGGCGCAAGCTTGAGCGCCAACTTGCCGAGGCCAAGAAGCAGCTTGCTCTGGGCGGCGGTTCCGGGGCCGGTGCAGGCGATAATCCGATCAGGGACATCAATGGCACAAAACTTCTGGCCCGGTCCGTTGAGGGTATTCAGCCGAAAGATCTCCGTGGTCTTGTTGACGACGGTAAGGCCAGCGTTGAATCCGGCATCGTGGTCATTGTTGGTGTAACAGATGACGGCAAGGCTGGTCTGGTGGTCGGGGTAACCTCCGACCTGACAGAGCGGTTCAGTGCTGTTGATCTGGTTCGGGCAGGTGCTGCAGCCCTTGGCGGCAAGGGTGGCGGCGGCCGTCCGGATATGGCTCAGGCAGGCGGCCCGGATGGGGCAAAGGCAACTGATGCTATTGAGGCGATTGCAGTAGCAGTTGAGGCAGTCGCATAG
- a CDS encoding carbohydrate kinase family protein gives MTRIICIGGAHLDQIGRTHGKAKLHTSNPGTMTVHAGGVARNVASLLVRSGHAIGLLSVIGDDQDGQTLLSRCRSDGLSTELLHQVPGRETARYLAIEDEAGDLVTAIAAMDIYSALSADLISTHADIIQQASLVFADTNCSADALDWLASLAPRPFLAVDAVSIAKARRLENSLTAFDLVFCNRSEALSLLSCDATSTEELASQIQAIGCKRALITDGPNPIACLEGDTIEMIPVTAIAQVSATGAGDALIAGVLSGHVNGQSLANSVRSALSTARLALQQLGSLTTDHISS, from the coding sequence ATGACACGCATCATCTGCATTGGTGGCGCACATCTTGATCAGATTGGCAGAACGCATGGCAAGGCAAAACTCCATACGTCCAACCCCGGCACCATGACCGTCCATGCAGGGGGTGTCGCGCGGAATGTGGCGAGCCTGCTTGTCCGTTCGGGTCATGCTATCGGCCTGCTCTCCGTGATTGGTGATGATCAGGACGGACAAACCCTGCTGTCCAGATGCCGGTCCGACGGTCTGTCAACAGAACTGCTGCATCAGGTTCCTGGCAGAGAGACAGCCCGGTATCTGGCCATTGAGGATGAAGCCGGAGATCTGGTGACAGCCATTGCCGCCATGGACATCTATTCCGCTCTGTCTGCAGACCTGATTTCAACGCATGCGGACATCATCCAGCAGGCGTCGTTGGTGTTTGCCGATACGAACTGCTCGGCAGACGCGCTCGACTGGCTCGCCTCTCTTGCACCACGTCCGTTCCTCGCAGTCGATGCGGTCTCAATTGCAAAAGCCAGGCGGTTAGAGAACAGCCTGACCGCCTTCGACCTTGTCTTTTGCAATCGGTCCGAAGCTCTGTCCCTGTTGTCTTGTGACGCCACCAGTACAGAAGAGCTGGCCAGTCAGATACAGGCGATCGGCTGCAAACGGGCCCTGATCACCGATGGTCCAAACCCAATTGCCTGTCTGGAGGGTGACACAATCGAGATGATACCCGTAACCGCAATCGCCCAGGTATCGGCAACAGGTGCGGGAGATGCGCTGATAGCCGGGGTTTTGAGCGGCCATGTGAATGGGCAGTCCCTTGCGAACAGCGTCCGGTCCGCCCTCTCAACTGCCAGACTTGCCTTGCAACAGCTAGGCAGTTTAACTACCGATCACATCTCATCCTGA
- a CDS encoding cyclic nucleotide-gated ion channel, with protein sequence MSGDSIRRRVFDLLERNAADDQASLWLNRGLVILIVLNVLAIILETVPRFEARFQAWFFWFEVGSILIFTMEFLARFWVSDLHRHHRDRGPWRARLSYLLQPFAIIDLLAIAPFYISVLFPGLDLRVLRLFRLVRFLKLTRYSPGLQSIANAIRSERHALHACLIVMIGLVLTASTLIYLVEHKAQPEVFSSIPAAMWWALATLTTVGYGDIVPVTMAGKIVGGVVMIFGLAMFALPIGLVATAFAREIHRRDFVVTWTMVARVPLFGDLSASEISEIMQLLQARNVRSGDVIVKRGDPAHSMYFVAAGEVQIELANQTVALEEGAFFGEVAVLRRTARSATVRALRDSQLLVLDSEDLHHLMDEKKEVGQRIRSVAEHRQRVFKAIEDGDMTLDELMMADGKNKTAQ encoded by the coding sequence ATGAGCGGAGATAGCATCAGACGGCGCGTGTTCGATCTGCTTGAGCGTAATGCGGCAGATGATCAGGCGTCGCTCTGGCTGAACCGTGGTCTTGTTATTCTGATCGTCCTGAATGTTCTGGCGATCATTCTTGAAACTGTGCCGCGTTTCGAGGCCCGGTTTCAGGCCTGGTTCTTCTGGTTTGAAGTCGGCTCAATCCTGATTTTCACGATGGAATTTCTGGCGCGGTTCTGGGTCTCGGATCTTCACCGGCATCACAGAGATCGCGGACCCTGGCGTGCCCGTCTGTCCTATCTGCTTCAGCCGTTTGCGATAATTGATCTTCTGGCGATTGCGCCCTTTTATATCTCTGTTCTATTTCCTGGCCTCGACTTGCGTGTTTTGCGTCTCTTCCGGCTGGTGCGATTCCTCAAGCTCACCCGTTATTCGCCGGGCCTTCAGTCAATCGCCAATGCAATACGCAGCGAGCGGCATGCCCTGCATGCCTGTCTGATCGTTATGATCGGGCTGGTTCTCACTGCGTCGACGCTGATTTATCTGGTGGAACACAAGGCTCAGCCGGAGGTCTTTTCCTCCATTCCTGCAGCCATGTGGTGGGCCCTCGCGACACTGACGACCGTTGGCTATGGCGATATTGTGCCGGTGACCATGGCAGGCAAGATTGTTGGCGGGGTTGTGATGATCTTCGGTCTTGCCATGTTTGCTTTGCCCATTGGTCTTGTAGCAACGGCCTTTGCCCGAGAAATCCATCGGCGCGATTTTGTTGTGACCTGGACCATGGTGGCGCGTGTGCCGCTATTTGGTGATCTGTCTGCTTCTGAAATCTCTGAAATCATGCAGTTGCTTCAGGCCCGGAATGTCCGCAGCGGTGATGTTATCGTGAAACGGGGCGACCCTGCCCACAGCATGTATTTTGTTGCGGCTGGTGAGGTTCAGATTGAACTGGCCAATCAGACGGTGGCGCTTGAAGAGGGGGCATTCTTTGGCGAAGTGGCCGTTCTCAGGCGCACTGCGCGCTCCGCAACAGTGCGGGCCTTGCGTGACAGTCAGCTTCTTGTTCTTGATTCTGAAGATCTTCATCACCTGATGGATGAGAAGAAGGAAGTCGGACAGCGGATCAGATCTGTTGCTGAGCATCGTCAGCGTGTTTTCAAGGCCATTGAAGATGGTGATATGACCCTTGATGAACTGATGATGGCAGATGGGAAAAACAAAACGGCGCAGTAA
- the cckA gene encoding cell cycle histidine kinase CckA: MSDNQEFIEHPKPVVEHSGRSLKMKWLIPALVVVIVSILAIVFLQNQTSDLYVLIFMGILAALGILCIFALSIGLLRFGAKEQDDSLSKAFLDSSVEGVLVTAPDGHIIYANAAYAELTGLSESQAVRSVERVFAGFTDAAESLYRLAQAAENDRRALEEIRLPGAVNGDGTGARWYRIRVRPLAFEDGRKNHTVWQVADITRDRERQENIFQELQLAIDYLDHAPAGFLATEADGSVIYVNATLSDWLGYDLAQFEPGSLSMSDLVSGDGIALLSSISAAPGSVRTETVDLDLLKRNGQSLPVRVLHRVAASPEGATMSTRSFVLNRSPGEDVSESLRVAEVRFARFFNNTPIAIAGLDRNGVICSSNAPFLKLFGDKVKTGENSASVPIVDCIAERDRDALSAAIEAALSGSSPVSPVDAAFEGGDDQSVRFFVNPVEDADTDDGREAVIVYALDVTEQRALESQFAQSQKMQAVGQLAGGVAHDFNNVLTAIIGFSDLLLANHRPTDAAFQDIMNIKQNANRAAGLVRQLLAFSRRQTLRPQVLALPDVMADLSILLDRLLGEKVELDVSHGRDVWPIKADLNQLEQVVINLAVNARDAMPDGGSVRIRTSNLTAEDVSALGHKEVVESDQDFTMIEVEDTGTGIEPDILNKIFEPFFSTKDVGKGTGLGLSTVYGIVKQTGGYIFALSTVGEGTTFRILLPRHVEEKKADEKAPVELSEAPPQVADLTGNATILLVEDEEAVRAFGARALSSRGYKVHEAGTGTEALEIMEETDGQIDLVVSDVVMPEMDGPTLLGELRKQRPDLQVIFVSGYAEDAFRRNLPENETFHFLPKPFSLKQLATKVKEVLSETNAG, from the coding sequence ATGTCCGACAACCAGGAATTTATCGAACATCCCAAGCCGGTTGTTGAACATTCTGGGCGCTCACTCAAGATGAAGTGGTTGATCCCTGCATTGGTCGTTGTCATCGTATCGATCCTTGCCATCGTGTTTCTCCAGAACCAGACATCAGATCTCTACGTCCTGATTTTTATGGGGATTTTGGCTGCGCTCGGTATCCTCTGTATTTTTGCATTGTCGATCGGTCTCTTGCGTTTTGGGGCCAAGGAGCAGGATGACAGTCTGTCTAAGGCCTTTCTCGACAGTTCGGTCGAAGGGGTTCTGGTGACCGCGCCTGATGGTCATATCATCTATGCTAATGCAGCCTATGCCGAGCTTACCGGCCTTTCCGAATCACAAGCGGTCCGCTCGGTGGAACGCGTGTTTGCCGGGTTTACTGATGCGGCCGAGTCGCTTTATCGCCTTGCTCAGGCCGCCGAGAATGATCGGCGGGCACTTGAGGAGATCAGACTGCCCGGTGCGGTCAATGGCGATGGAACCGGAGCACGGTGGTATCGCATTCGTGTCAGGCCACTGGCATTTGAAGATGGCAGGAAGAACCACACGGTGTGGCAGGTGGCCGATATCACCCGTGACCGTGAGCGGCAGGAAAACATTTTTCAGGAACTGCAGCTGGCCATTGATTATCTGGATCACGCGCCGGCCGGCTTTCTGGCAACAGAGGCCGATGGCAGTGTTATCTATGTGAATGCAACGCTTTCTGACTGGCTTGGGTATGATCTGGCCCAGTTTGAGCCGGGATCTCTGTCCATGAGCGATCTGGTGAGCGGTGACGGGATTGCACTTCTGTCATCTATCTCGGCTGCGCCCGGGTCCGTAAGGACGGAAACCGTTGACCTCGATTTGCTGAAACGAAATGGTCAAAGCCTGCCGGTCCGCGTGTTGCACCGGGTTGCGGCCTCTCCTGAAGGGGCGACGATGAGCACCCGCTCGTTTGTTCTGAACCGCAGCCCCGGTGAAGATGTTTCTGAAAGCCTGCGCGTGGCTGAAGTGCGTTTTGCCCGTTTCTTCAACAACACACCGATTGCTATTGCCGGACTGGATCGCAACGGGGTGATCTGTTCATCGAATGCACCATTCCTCAAGCTGTTTGGCGACAAGGTCAAGACAGGTGAGAACAGCGCCAGTGTTCCCATTGTGGACTGTATTGCAGAGCGCGACAGGGATGCCCTGTCTGCTGCTATTGAGGCGGCTTTGTCCGGATCAAGTCCGGTCAGCCCGGTGGATGCGGCCTTTGAAGGTGGTGATGACCAGAGCGTCCGTTTCTTTGTCAATCCGGTTGAAGATGCTGATACGGATGACGGGCGGGAAGCTGTTATTGTCTATGCCCTTGACGTCACCGAGCAGAGGGCTCTGGAAAGTCAGTTTGCCCAGAGCCAGAAAATGCAGGCGGTGGGGCAGCTGGCCGGTGGCGTTGCCCATGACTTCAACAATGTTCTGACAGCGATCATCGGGTTCTCGGATCTGCTGCTGGCCAATCACCGGCCAACGGATGCAGCCTTCCAGGACATTATGAACATCAAGCAGAACGCCAACCGGGCGGCGGGACTTGTGCGGCAGCTTCTGGCGTTCTCCAGACGGCAGACATTGCGCCCGCAGGTGCTTGCTCTACCGGATGTGATGGCGGACCTGTCCATTCTGCTCGACAGGCTTCTGGGAGAGAAGGTTGAGCTGGATGTTTCCCATGGACGGGATGTCTGGCCGATTAAGGCTGACCTGAACCAGCTTGAGCAGGTGGTGATTAACCTGGCTGTCAATGCCCGGGATGCCATGCCTGATGGCGGTAGCGTCCGTATCCGGACAAGTAATCTCACGGCAGAGGATGTTTCTGCGCTTGGCCACAAGGAAGTGGTGGAAAGTGATCAGGACTTCACCATGATTGAGGTGGAGGATACCGGAACCGGGATTGAACCTGACATTCTCAACAAGATTTTCGAACCGTTCTTTTCCACCAAGGATGTTGGCAAGGGAACCGGGCTTGGGCTGTCCACAGTCTATGGCATCGTGAAGCAGACCGGTGGTTATATCTTCGCGCTTAGTACGGTCGGTGAAGGGACGACCTTCCGTATTCTGCTGCCGCGCCATGTGGAAGAGAAGAAGGCTGACGAGAAAGCTCCTGTGGAGTTGTCAGAGGCTCCGCCGCAGGTGGCAGATCTGACAGGCAATGCCACCATTCTGCTGGTGGAAGATGAAGAAGCTGTCCGCGCCTTTGGTGCCCGTGCGCTTTCCTCTCGTGGTTACAAGGTTCATGAAGCGGGCACGGGAACAGAAGCGCTCGAGATCATGGAAGAGACCGATGGTCAGATCGATCTGGTTGTCTCAGATGTGGTCATGCCTGAAATGGATGGCCCGACCCTTCTGGGCGAGCTGCGCAAGCAACGCCCTGATCTGCAGGTGATTTTTGTGTCAGGCTATGCGGAGGATGCCTTCCGGCGCAATCTGCCTGAGAATGAGACATTCCATTTCCTGCCGAAACCGTTCTCGCTCAAGCAATTGGCGACCAAGGTGAAGGAAGTTCTGTCAGAGACGAATGCAGGATAA
- a CDS encoding pseudouridine-5'-phosphate glycosidase: protein MSETPFRIIESQAVQQAKAQKQPIVALESTIITHGMPYPQNLETAREVEQTVRDNGAIPATIAVLDGHLHIGLEDDELERLAQARKAMKLSRADLAYAVALKKTGSTTVAATMMAAHQAGIEVFATGGIGGVHRGAEESFDISADLDEFTKTPVIVVSAGAKALLDLPKTLEVLETRGIPVISYGTDSFPAFWSASSPLPAPLRCDSPEEISAFHETRRILNAGEGMLVANPIPADHEIPREEMENHIAVALGNAEDAGISGKGVTPYLLQRIYELTEGRSLVANIALVKNNAKLAAEIAARLTRVHNT, encoded by the coding sequence ATGAGTGAAACACCCTTCAGAATAATCGAAAGTCAGGCTGTCCAGCAGGCCAAGGCACAAAAGCAGCCTATAGTGGCTCTGGAAAGCACCATTATCACCCATGGCATGCCCTACCCGCAGAATCTGGAAACCGCCCGAGAGGTCGAGCAGACAGTACGCGACAATGGCGCAATCCCGGCAACCATTGCTGTTCTGGACGGTCACCTTCATATCGGCCTTGAAGACGACGAACTTGAGCGACTGGCCCAGGCTAGAAAAGCAATGAAGCTCTCGCGGGCCGATCTGGCCTATGCAGTCGCCCTGAAGAAAACCGGATCAACCACAGTCGCAGCCACCATGATGGCCGCACATCAGGCAGGTATCGAGGTTTTCGCCACCGGCGGCATTGGCGGCGTTCACAGAGGGGCCGAAGAAAGCTTCGATATTTCCGCGGATCTGGATGAGTTCACCAAAACACCGGTCATTGTCGTCTCAGCAGGCGCAAAAGCTCTGCTTGATCTGCCCAAGACTCTTGAGGTTCTCGAGACCAGGGGCATACCGGTCATTTCTTATGGGACAGACAGTTTTCCAGCCTTCTGGTCAGCCAGTTCTCCCCTTCCCGCACCGCTCCGCTGCGACAGTCCTGAGGAGATCAGTGCGTTTCATGAAACCCGCAGGATACTCAATGCCGGCGAAGGCATGCTGGTGGCAAACCCTATCCCTGCGGATCACGAGATTCCCAGAGAAGAGATGGAGAACCATATCGCTGTCGCTCTCGGAAATGCCGAAGACGCAGGGATATCGGGCAAAGGTGTGACCCCTTACCTTCTACAGCGCATCTATGAACTGACAGAAGGCAGAAGCCTCGTTGCCAATATCGCGCTTGTGAAGAACAACGCAAAGCTCGCAGCAGAGATCGCTGCCAGACTAACCCGGGTCCACAACACATAA
- a CDS encoding NADP-dependent isocitrate dehydrogenase, translated as MAKIKVANPVVELDGDEMTRIIWQFIKDKLIHPYLDIDLKYYDLGIESRDATDDQITIDAAHAIKEHGVGVKCATITPDEARVEEFGLKKMWRSPNGTIRNILGGVIFREPIICENVPRLVPGWTQPIIVGRHAFGDQYRATDFKFPGAGTLTIKFTGEDGETIEHEVFQAPGSGVAMAMYNLDESIRDFARASMNYALQRKVPCYLSTKNTILKAYDGRFKDVFQEVYEAEFQERFEAAKIWYEHRLIDDMVASALKWSGGYVWACKNYDGDVQSDTVAQGFGSLGLMTSVLMTPDGNTVEAEAAHGTVTRHYRLHQEGKETSTNSIASIFAWTRGLNHRAKLDDNAELARFAATLEKVCVDTVEDGHMTKDLALLVGPDQPWLSTTGFLDKIDENLQKAMG; from the coding sequence TTACGACCTCGGTATTGAAAGCCGCGACGCAACCGATGACCAGATCACCATTGATGCAGCACATGCAATCAAGGAACATGGCGTCGGCGTCAAATGCGCGACCATCACTCCGGATGAAGCCCGCGTTGAGGAATTTGGCCTCAAGAAGATGTGGCGCTCACCGAACGGTACCATCCGTAACATTCTTGGTGGTGTGATCTTCCGCGAGCCGATTATCTGTGAAAACGTTCCACGTCTGGTACCGGGTTGGACCCAGCCGATCATCGTTGGCCGTCATGCCTTCGGCGACCAGTACCGTGCGACTGATTTCAAATTCCCCGGCGCTGGTACCCTGACCATCAAATTCACCGGCGAAGATGGCGAGACTATCGAACATGAAGTCTTCCAGGCTCCGGGCTCCGGTGTTGCCATGGCCATGTATAACCTTGACGAATCCATTCGTGATTTCGCCCGCGCATCCATGAACTACGCTCTGCAGCGCAAGGTTCCCTGCTATCTGTCCACCAAGAACACCATCCTGAAAGCCTATGACGGCCGTTTCAAGGATGTGTTCCAGGAAGTCTATGAAGCCGAGTTCCAGGAAAGATTTGAAGCCGCTAAGATCTGGTACGAGCACCGTCTGATCGACGACATGGTCGCCTCTGCCCTGAAATGGTCCGGTGGTTATGTCTGGGCCTGTAAGAACTATGACGGTGACGTTCAGTCCGACACCGTTGCCCAGGGCTTTGGCTCCCTTGGTCTGATGACCTCGGTTCTGATGACACCGGACGGCAACACGGTTGAAGCCGAAGCCGCCCACGGCACAGTGACCCGTCACTATCGCCTGCATCAGGAAGGCAAAGAAACCTCCACCAACTCCATCGCCTCGATCTTCGCTTGGACACGTGGCCTCAACCATCGCGCCAAGCTGGACGACAATGCAGAGCTGGCCCGCTTCGCCGCGACGCTTGAAAAAGTCTGCGTTGATACCGTTGAAGACGGTCACATGACCAAGGATCTGGCCTTGCTGGTCGGCCCGGACCAGCCTTGGCTGTCCACCACAGGTTTCCTCGACAAGATCGACGAAAACCTGCAGAAAGCCATGGGCTGA